In Methylobacterium aquaticum, the following are encoded in one genomic region:
- a CDS encoding indolepyruvate ferredoxin oxidoreductase family protein, which yields MRHEDPKRFGLQPYALDDRYTRPSGRVFLTGTQAIIRILLDQARRDREAGLCTGGFVSGYRGSPLGSVDLEMWRAQKHLDPLGIRFLPAVNEDLGATAVLGSQQVEGNPDRTVQGVFGLWYGKGPGVDRAGDALKHGNAYGASPHGGVLVVAGDDHGCVSSSMPHQSDVAFMSFFMPVLNPASVGEYLAFGEYGYALSRFSGMWVGFKAISETVESGASVELPGDRAFQAPDFVPPPGGLHYRWPDLPGPQIEERMAAKKRAVLAFADANPIDRRIYDVPEARFGLITTGKAHLDLMEALRLLGLDEAACRRHGIDIYKVGMVWPLARRDALAFIAGKREILVVEEKRGIIESQLKEYFYDVPGSKPEVMVGKTDEAGANLVPWTGELSPRLIALLVARRLHAFHPELDLPARAAALLPDADRLIQVPGATRTPYFCSGCPHNSSTKVPEGSKALAGIGCHFMASWMDRETSSLIQMGGEGVNWAASSLFTGQGHVFQNLGEGTYYHSGSLAIRQAIAAKANITYKILYNDAVAMTGGQPVDGPVSVQAIAQAVRAEGVARIALVSDAPEKFRASDFPGGTTIHHRRDLDAVQRELREIAGVTILIYEQTCATEKRRRRKRGTLEDPKRFAFINELVCEGCGDCSVESNCLSVEPKETVFGRKRKINLSNCNKDFSCLNGFCPSFVTVEGATRRRREGGGAALAARGNALPLPALPELSAPFDILITGVGGTGVVTVGQVVAMAAHLEGKGASVLDFTGFAQKFGPVLSYLRLASHPAALQQVRTDAGAADALIGCDLVVSSSAKASTTYRPGTRAVVNTAEMPTGDIVRLRDASLSVEARLAAIGRVVGRDNLGTLDANRMAETHCGDAVYANMIMLGMAWQRGLVPVTHEALMRAIELNKVEIERNKAAFAIGRLAGAEPAALAVPGDGAVAPETIDGVVARRADFLTAYQDAAYAGRYRAVVDRVRAAEAPSGSTALSEAVARSLFKLMSYKDEYEVARLHTETGFLERLAEEFEGDYTVHHHLAPPLLPTGTDHRGRPRKRRFGPWIRVPFRALARLKRLRGTAFDPFGYTAERRQERDLIRWYEDVVARLLAQLPRTGAGPLVPIASAAMEIRGFGPVKDKAVHEVRARVEAALHALGHPAADRSMAA from the coding sequence GTGAGACACGAGGATCCGAAGCGGTTCGGCCTGCAGCCCTACGCGCTCGACGACCGCTATACCCGCCCGTCAGGCCGGGTCTTCCTGACCGGCACCCAGGCGATCATCCGCATCCTCCTCGACCAGGCGCGGCGCGACCGGGAGGCGGGCCTCTGCACCGGCGGCTTCGTCTCAGGCTATCGCGGCTCGCCGCTCGGCAGCGTCGACCTGGAGATGTGGCGGGCGCAGAAGCACCTCGACCCGCTCGGTATCCGCTTCCTCCCGGCGGTGAACGAGGATCTCGGCGCCACCGCCGTGCTCGGCTCCCAGCAGGTCGAGGGCAACCCGGACAGGACAGTCCAGGGGGTGTTCGGGCTGTGGTACGGCAAGGGCCCGGGCGTCGACCGCGCCGGCGACGCCCTCAAGCACGGCAACGCCTACGGCGCCTCGCCGCATGGCGGGGTGCTGGTGGTGGCCGGCGACGATCACGGCTGCGTGTCGTCGTCCATGCCGCACCAGTCCGACGTGGCGTTCATGAGCTTCTTCATGCCGGTCCTGAACCCGGCCTCGGTCGGCGAGTACCTGGCCTTCGGCGAGTACGGCTACGCCCTGTCCCGGTTCTCAGGGATGTGGGTCGGGTTCAAGGCGATCTCGGAGACCGTCGAATCGGGAGCCTCGGTCGAGCTGCCCGGCGACCGTGCGTTCCAGGCGCCCGACTTCGTGCCCCCGCCCGGCGGCCTGCATTATCGCTGGCCCGACCTGCCGGGGCCGCAGATCGAGGAGCGGATGGCGGCCAAGAAACGCGCCGTCCTGGCCTTCGCCGATGCCAACCCGATCGATCGCCGGATCTACGACGTGCCGGAGGCGCGCTTCGGCCTCATCACCACCGGCAAGGCCCATCTCGACCTGATGGAGGCCCTGCGGCTGCTCGGGCTCGACGAGGCCGCCTGCCGCCGGCACGGCATCGACATCTACAAGGTCGGCATGGTCTGGCCGCTCGCCCGCCGGGACGCGCTGGCCTTCATCGCCGGCAAGCGCGAGATCCTGGTCGTCGAGGAGAAGCGCGGCATCATCGAGAGTCAGCTGAAGGAATACTTCTACGACGTCCCGGGCTCCAAGCCCGAGGTCATGGTCGGCAAGACCGACGAGGCCGGCGCAAACCTGGTGCCCTGGACCGGGGAACTGTCGCCGCGCCTGATCGCGCTCCTCGTCGCCCGGCGGCTGCACGCCTTCCATCCCGAACTCGACCTTCCGGCCCGCGCCGCCGCCCTCCTGCCGGACGCGGACCGTCTGATCCAGGTGCCGGGCGCGACGCGCACCCCCTATTTCTGCTCGGGCTGCCCCCATAACAGCTCGACCAAGGTGCCCGAGGGCTCCAAGGCGCTCGCCGGCATCGGCTGCCACTTCATGGCGAGCTGGATGGACCGGGAGACCTCGTCCCTGATCCAGATGGGCGGGGAAGGGGTGAACTGGGCCGCCTCGTCGCTGTTCACGGGCCAGGGCCACGTCTTCCAGAACCTGGGGGAGGGGACCTACTACCATTCCGGCTCGCTCGCGATCCGCCAGGCGATCGCCGCAAAGGCGAACATCACCTACAAGATTCTCTACAACGACGCCGTGGCGATGACGGGCGGGCAGCCGGTCGACGGTCCGGTGAGCGTCCAGGCCATCGCGCAGGCGGTGCGGGCCGAGGGCGTGGCGCGCATCGCGCTGGTCTCGGACGCGCCGGAGAAGTTCCGGGCCTCCGACTTTCCCGGCGGCACGACGATCCACCACCGCCGGGACCTCGACGCGGTCCAGCGCGAGCTGCGGGAGATCGCCGGCGTCACGATCCTCATCTACGAGCAGACCTGCGCGACGGAGAAACGGCGGCGGCGCAAGCGCGGGACGCTCGAAGATCCCAAGCGCTTCGCCTTCATCAACGAGCTGGTCTGCGAGGGTTGCGGCGACTGCTCGGTCGAATCGAACTGCCTCAGCGTCGAGCCGAAGGAGACGGTGTTCGGGCGCAAGCGCAAGATCAACCTGTCGAACTGCAACAAGGACTTCTCCTGCCTGAACGGGTTCTGCCCGAGCTTCGTCACCGTGGAGGGCGCGACCCGCCGCCGGCGCGAGGGCGGCGGCGCGGCGCTCGCCGCGCGGGGCAACGCCCTGCCGCTGCCGGCGCTGCCGGAACTCTCCGCCCCGTTCGACATCCTGATCACCGGCGTCGGCGGGACCGGCGTCGTCACGGTCGGGCAGGTCGTGGCCATGGCCGCCCATCTCGAGGGCAAGGGCGCGAGCGTCCTGGACTTCACCGGATTCGCCCAGAAGTTCGGGCCGGTGCTGAGCTACCTGCGCCTCGCCTCGCATCCGGCCGCCCTGCAGCAGGTGCGCACCGATGCGGGCGCCGCCGACGCGCTGATCGGCTGCGATCTCGTGGTGTCCTCCTCGGCGAAAGCCTCGACCACCTACAGGCCGGGGACCCGGGCGGTGGTCAACACCGCCGAGATGCCGACCGGCGACATCGTCCGCCTGCGCGATGCGAGCCTGTCCGTCGAGGCGCGGCTCGCCGCGATCGGGCGGGTGGTCGGCCGGGACAACCTGGGCACCCTCGACGCCAACCGGATGGCCGAGACCCATTGCGGCGATGCGGTCTACGCCAACATGATCATGCTGGGCATGGCCTGGCAGCGGGGGCTCGTGCCGGTGACGCATGAGGCCCTGATGCGGGCGATCGAGCTGAACAAGGTCGAGATCGAGCGCAACAAGGCCGCCTTCGCCATCGGCCGCCTCGCAGGCGCGGAGCCCGCGGCGCTGGCCGTCCCGGGCGACGGGGCGGTGGCGCCGGAGACGATCGACGGGGTCGTCGCCCGCCGCGCCGACTTCCTCACCGCCTACCAGGACGCGGCCTATGCCGGGCGCTACCGCGCCGTGGTCGATAGGGTCCGCGCCGCCGAGGCGCCGTCCGGCTCGACCGCCTTGAGCGAGGCGGTCGCCCGCTCGCTGTTCAAGCTGATGTCCTACAAGGACGAGTACGAGGTCGCGCGGCTGCACACCGAGACCGGGTTCCTCGAGCGCCTGGCCGAGGAATTCGAGGGCGATTACACGGTGCATCACCACCTCGCGCCGCCGCTCCTGCCCACCGGCACGGATCATCGCGGCCGCCCGCGCAAGCGGCGGTTCGGCCCCTGGATCCGGGTACCGTTCCGGGCGCTCGCCCGGCTCAAGCGGCTCCGGGGAACCGCGTTCGATCCGTTCGGCTACACGGCCGAGCGGCGCCAGGAGCGCGACCTGATCCGGTGGTACGAGGATGTCGTCGCCCGCCTGCTCGCGCAGCTGCCGCGGACGGGCGCTGGCCCCCTCGTGCCGATCGCCTCGGCGGCGATGGAGATCCGCGGCTTCGGGCCGGTGAAGGACAAGGCGGTCCACGAGGTCAGGGCCCGCGTCGAGGCGGCTCTGCACGCCCTCGGACATCCGGCGGCGGACCGGAGCATGGCCGCCTGA
- the paaB gene encoding 1,2-phenylacetyl-CoA epoxidase subunit PaaB → MSSEWPLWEIFIRGQHGLNHRHVGSLHAPDAGLAIKNARDVYTRRNEGVSIWAVRSSDIVASSPSDKGPLFEPANSKVYRHPTFYDIPDEVGHM, encoded by the coding sequence ATGTCCAGCGAATGGCCGTTATGGGAGATCTTCATCCGCGGCCAGCACGGCCTGAACCACCGTCACGTCGGGAGCCTGCACGCGCCCGACGCAGGTCTGGCGATCAAGAACGCCCGCGACGTCTATACCCGCCGCAACGAAGGCGTGAGCATCTGGGCGGTGCGGTCGAGCGACATCGTGGCGTCGAGCCCGAGCGACAAGGGCCCGCTGTTCGAGCCGGCCAACAGCAAGGTCTACCGGCACCCGACCTTCTACGACATCCCGGACGAAGTGGGGCATATGTGA
- the paaD gene encoding 1,2-phenylacetyl-CoA epoxidase subunit PaaD translates to MEAHALPALDEIRGWLAAVPDPEIPVISVVDLGIVRDLAWDGDTLVVTVTPTYSGCPATAVINLAIEEALRARGIERLRIVRSLTPPWTSDWIGEAARDTLRAYGIAPPIDGTAADGRLLGRIGRLTGASNLTVACPRCGSNRTERVSQFGSTPCKASWRCTDCLEPFDYFKCI, encoded by the coding sequence ATGGAGGCTCACGCCCTGCCGGCCCTCGACGAGATCCGCGGCTGGCTCGCCGCAGTGCCCGACCCCGAGATCCCGGTGATCTCGGTGGTCGATCTCGGCATCGTCCGCGATCTCGCCTGGGACGGCGACACCCTGGTGGTCACGGTGACGCCGACCTATTCGGGGTGCCCGGCGACGGCCGTCATCAACCTGGCGATCGAGGAGGCGTTGCGCGCCCGCGGGATCGAGCGCCTGCGCATCGTGCGCTCGCTGACGCCGCCCTGGACCAGCGACTGGATCGGGGAGGCTGCCCGCGACACGCTGCGGGCCTACGGCATCGCCCCGCCGATCGACGGGACTGCGGCGGATGGCCGGCTGCTCGGGCGGATCGGCCGCCTGACCGGGGCGTCGAACCTCACCGTCGCCTGCCCGCGCTGCGGCTCGAACCGGACCGAGCGGGTCAGCCAGTTCGGCTCGACCCCCTGCAAGGCGAGCTGGCGCTGCACGGACTGCCTCGAGCCGTTCGACTACTTCAAGTGCATCTAG
- a CDS encoding amino acid ABC transporter permease: MGWPEFLFLLEGMKWTIALSAIGFLGGGAVGLAVALARTSGQPVLERVTAAYVSVFQGTPLLMQLFVVYFGLALVGLDLAPWEAVAVGFTLHASAFLGDIWRGGIEAVPRGQTEAARALSLGYVSRMKDVILPQALRVSLPATIGFLVQLIKGTSLASIVGFTELARAGNMVSNQIFKPLLVFGIVGAMYFALCWPLSLYGSWMERRLAAPTR; encoded by the coding sequence ATGGGCTGGCCCGAATTCCTGTTCCTGCTCGAGGGCATGAAGTGGACGATCGCGCTCTCGGCGATCGGATTCCTCGGCGGCGGCGCGGTGGGCCTCGCCGTCGCGCTCGCCCGCACCTCGGGACAACCGGTGCTGGAGCGCGTGACGGCGGCCTATGTCAGCGTGTTCCAGGGCACGCCGCTCCTGATGCAGCTCTTCGTGGTCTATTTCGGCCTCGCCCTCGTCGGGCTCGATCTCGCGCCCTGGGAGGCGGTCGCGGTGGGGTTCACGCTGCATGCCAGCGCCTTTCTCGGCGACATCTGGCGCGGCGGGATCGAGGCCGTGCCGCGCGGGCAGACGGAGGCGGCCCGGGCGCTGAGCCTCGGCTACGTGTCGCGGATGAAGGACGTGATCCTGCCGCAGGCGCTGCGCGTCTCGCTGCCGGCGACGATCGGCTTCCTGGTGCAGCTCATCAAGGGCACCTCGCTCGCCTCGATCGTCGGATTCACCGAGCTGGCGCGGGCCGGCAACATGGTCTCGAACCAGATCTTCAAGCCGCTGCTCGTCTTCGGCATCGTCGGGGCGATGTACTTCGCGCTCTGCTGGCCGCTGTCGCTCTACGGCTCCTGGATGGAGCGGCGCCTCGCCGCGCCGACGCGCTGA
- a CDS encoding amino acid ABC transporter permease — protein MNYTLDFGPVVAGLPDLLRGCAGTLFLAVAGMAIALVIGIAGVVLRESPVRPLRWAVIAFVELIRNTPFLVQIYFVFFALPLVGIRLAPTPTAIIALGLNGGAYAIEIIRGGVQSIHKGQIEAGFALGLHKRDVFRFVVLRPALRAVYPSLTGQFVMLTLTTSIASAIAAYELTSVAKLIENESFRSFEVYGTITVLYFLMSWLMMRAFGLVSRRYFSYPVK, from the coding sequence GTGAACTACACGCTCGATTTCGGGCCGGTCGTCGCTGGCCTGCCCGACCTCCTGAGAGGGTGTGCCGGCACGCTGTTCCTCGCGGTCGCCGGGATGGCGATCGCCCTCGTGATCGGTATCGCCGGCGTCGTGCTGCGCGAGTCGCCCGTCCGCCCGCTGCGCTGGGCCGTGATCGCCTTCGTCGAGCTGATCCGCAACACGCCGTTCCTCGTCCAGATCTACTTCGTGTTCTTCGCCCTGCCGCTGGTCGGCATCCGGCTGGCGCCGACGCCCACCGCCATCATCGCCCTCGGCCTGAACGGCGGCGCCTACGCGATCGAGATCATCCGCGGCGGCGTGCAGTCAATCCACAAGGGCCAGATCGAGGCCGGCTTCGCCCTCGGGCTGCACAAGCGCGACGTGTTTCGCTTCGTCGTCCTGCGCCCGGCGCTCCGGGCCGTCTATCCCTCGCTGACCGGGCAGTTCGTCATGCTGACGCTGACCACCAGCATCGCCTCGGCGATCGCGGCCTACGAGCTGACCTCCGTCGCCAAGCTGATCGAGAACGAGTCGTTTCGCAGCTTCGAGGTCTACGGCACGATCACGGTCCTGTATTTCCTGATGTCCTGGCTGATGATGCGCGCCTTCGGGCTCGTCTCGCGTCGGTACTTCAGCTACCCGGTCAAGTAG
- a CDS encoding amino acid ABC transporter ATP-binding protein, with protein sequence MHGVDKWYGDFHALKGVNLEVRRGEKIVLCGPSGSGKSTLIRCINHLETIQTGRIVVDGIALDDSARAVDAVRREVGMVFQSFNLFPHMTVLENCTLAPMRVRGTKKAEAEAIARRYLERVRIGEQAGKYPAQLSGGQQQRVAIARALCMEPKVMLFDEPTSALDPEMVKEVLDTMIGLARDGMTMVCVTHEMGFARQVADRVIFMADGAILEEAAPEAFFRSPQHPRARTFLGEILAHH encoded by the coding sequence ATGCACGGCGTGGACAAGTGGTACGGTGACTTCCACGCCCTCAAGGGGGTGAACCTGGAGGTCCGCCGGGGCGAGAAGATCGTCCTGTGCGGGCCTTCGGGCTCGGGCAAGTCGACGCTGATCCGCTGCATCAACCACCTCGAGACGATTCAGACGGGGCGGATCGTGGTCGACGGCATCGCCCTCGACGATTCGGCCCGGGCCGTCGACGCGGTGCGCCGCGAGGTCGGCATGGTGTTCCAGAGCTTCAACCTGTTTCCGCACATGACGGTGCTGGAGAACTGCACGCTGGCGCCGATGCGGGTGCGAGGCACGAAGAAGGCCGAGGCCGAGGCGATCGCGCGCCGCTACCTGGAGCGGGTCCGCATCGGCGAGCAGGCGGGCAAGTACCCGGCGCAGCTCTCGGGCGGCCAGCAGCAGCGCGTCGCGATCGCCCGGGCGCTCTGCATGGAGCCCAAGGTCATGCTGTTCGACGAGCCGACCTCGGCCCTCGACCCGGAGATGGTCAAGGAGGTGCTCGACACCATGATCGGGCTCGCCCGCGACGGCATGACGATGGTGTGCGTCACCCACGAGATGGGCTTCGCCCGCCAGGTCGCCGACCGGGTGATCTTCATGGCCGACGGCGCGATCCTGGAGGAGGCCGCCCCCGAGGCCTTCTTCCGCAGCCCGCAGCATCCGCGGGCGCGCACCTTCCTCGGCGAGATCCTGGCGCATCACTGA
- the paaE gene encoding 1,2-phenylacetyl-CoA epoxidase subunit PaaE produces MARFYPLDVAEVRRETRDAVVLTLKPRDGDAGAFAFTQGQYLTFRRAFDGVELRRSYSICAGRDEGALRVGIKRVDGGAFSTWANQELKAGDVLEAMPPMGAFHTPIEPEAARHYLGFAGGSGITPLLSILKTVLAREPRSRFTLIYANRQISSIMFREELDDLKNAHLGRLSIVHVLESETQEIDLFTGRIDADKCAELFRLWVDVKSVDTAFICGPEPMMLGIAAALREHGLSDAQIKFELFASGQPGRAKARAAATAASAADATCEATVTLDGATRTFRMQKQGESLLDAALAHNLDAPYACKAGVCSTCRAKVLEGEAEMITNHALEDYEVRQGYVLTCQCYPTTDRLVVSYDH; encoded by the coding sequence ATGGCACGCTTCTATCCCCTCGACGTCGCCGAGGTCCGGCGCGAAACCCGGGACGCGGTCGTCCTCACCCTGAAGCCCCGCGACGGCGATGCCGGGGCCTTCGCCTTCACGCAAGGGCAGTACCTGACCTTCCGCCGCGCCTTCGACGGCGTCGAGCTGCGCCGCTCGTACTCGATCTGCGCCGGCCGGGACGAGGGGGCGTTGCGGGTCGGCATCAAGCGCGTCGATGGCGGCGCGTTCTCGACCTGGGCCAACCAGGAGCTCAAAGCCGGCGACGTGCTGGAGGCGATGCCGCCGATGGGGGCGTTCCACACCCCGATCGAGCCGGAGGCCGCCAGGCACTATCTGGGATTTGCCGGCGGCAGCGGCATCACGCCCCTTTTGTCGATCCTCAAGACGGTGCTCGCCCGCGAGCCGCGCTCGCGCTTCACGCTGATCTACGCCAACCGCCAGATCTCCTCGATCATGTTCCGCGAGGAACTGGACGACCTCAAGAACGCCCATCTCGGCCGGCTGTCGATCGTCCACGTGCTGGAGAGCGAGACGCAGGAGATCGATCTGTTCACCGGGCGCATCGACGCCGACAAATGCGCCGAGTTGTTCCGGCTCTGGGTCGACGTCAAGTCCGTCGACACCGCCTTCATCTGCGGGCCGGAGCCGATGATGCTCGGCATCGCGGCCGCCTTGCGCGAGCACGGCCTGTCGGACGCGCAGATCAAGTTCGAGCTCTTCGCCTCGGGCCAGCCGGGCCGGGCCAAGGCGCGCGCCGCCGCGACGGCGGCCTCGGCCGCGGACGCGACCTGCGAGGCGACGGTGACGTTGGACGGCGCGACGCGCACCTTCCGGATGCAGAAGCAGGGCGAGAGCCTGCTCGACGCGGCGCTCGCCCACAACCTGGACGCGCCCTACGCCTGCAAGGCCGGCGTCTGCTCGACCTGCCGCGCCAAGGTGCTGGAGGGCGAGGCCGAGATGATCACCAACCACGCGCTGGAGGATTACGAGGTGCGCCAGGGCTACGTCCTGACCTGCCAATGCTACCCGACGACGGACAGGCTGGTCGTCAGCTACGATCACTGA
- the paaC gene encoding 1,2-phenylacetyl-CoA epoxidase subunit PaaC, which yields MPSLPDVMTPDAAALAAAAASHPAPEAPHEAALAPARAALFEFLTRMGDTTLVLGHRLSEWCGHGPVLEEDIGVANIALDLIGQTQFWLGLAGEVEGRGRSADDLAFLRDVWEFRNVLLVELPNGDFGQTIMRQFLFDAWHVAMLRALAASSEPRVAEIAVKAIKEAHYHLERSADLVVRLGDGTAESHRRMQAALDLLWPYAGEFFLSDATDAVLAEAGIAPDPASLRSAFDATVRPVLDEATLAVPASPFAQKGGRRGIHTEHLGRMLAEMQFLQRAYPGATW from the coding sequence ATGCCGTCCCTGCCCGACGTGATGACGCCGGACGCCGCCGCGCTGGCCGCCGCGGCCGCGTCCCATCCGGCGCCCGAGGCGCCCCACGAGGCCGCCCTCGCGCCGGCCCGCGCCGCCCTGTTCGAGTTCCTGACCCGGATGGGCGACACCACCCTGGTGCTCGGCCACCGCCTGTCGGAATGGTGCGGCCACGGCCCGGTGCTGGAGGAGGATATCGGGGTCGCCAACATCGCCCTCGACCTGATCGGCCAGACCCAGTTCTGGCTCGGGCTCGCCGGCGAGGTCGAGGGGAGGGGGCGTAGCGCCGACGACCTCGCCTTCCTGCGCGACGTCTGGGAGTTCCGCAACGTCCTCCTGGTCGAGTTGCCGAACGGCGATTTCGGCCAGACGATCATGCGCCAGTTCCTGTTCGATGCCTGGCACGTCGCGATGCTGCGGGCGCTCGCCGCATCGTCGGAGCCCCGCGTGGCCGAGATCGCCGTCAAGGCGATCAAGGAGGCCCATTACCACCTCGAGAGGTCGGCCGACCTCGTCGTGCGGCTCGGCGACGGCACCGCGGAGAGCCACCGCCGGATGCAGGCCGCCCTCGACCTGCTCTGGCCCTATGCCGGCGAGTTCTTCCTGAGCGACGCGACCGATGCGGTCCTGGCGGAAGCCGGCATCGCGCCCGATCCGGCGAGCCTGCGGTCGGCCTTCGACGCCACGGTGCGGCCGGTCCTCGACGAGGCCACGCTGGCGGTGCCGGCGAGCCCGTTCGCCCAGAAGGGCGGACGCCGGGGCATCCATACCGAGCATCTCGGGCGGATGCTGGCCGAGATGCAGTTCCTGCAGCGCGCCTATCCCGGCGCGACCTGGTAG
- a CDS encoding Phenylacetic acid catabolic protein, with the protein MSDTMAIEDYLRQGGVLTNPSNVPPRYRGELLRLMATFVDSELAGSAGFADVINDAPSLKARIAASRIVLEKTDHAGRVLDLMGTFGADTARYAVHHPWAARLDRDADLGAARRGSDMRLSVFHYPLRGWIDAVVMNVLMGRAVGIQLQEFSRVSYAPLADVFREIAPREARHAELGEEGLARIVATAEGCEAARRSVAFWRPRVAASFGREDSTRFDTLQRFGLRHRTNQELLAVWATEMEARLEGFGLG; encoded by the coding sequence ATGTCGGACACGATGGCGATCGAGGATTACCTCCGTCAGGGCGGCGTCCTGACCAACCCGTCCAACGTCCCGCCGCGCTATCGCGGCGAGCTCCTGCGGCTGATGGCGACCTTCGTCGACAGCGAGCTGGCCGGCTCGGCCGGGTTCGCCGACGTGATCAACGACGCCCCCAGCCTCAAGGCGCGGATCGCGGCCTCGCGGATCGTGCTCGAGAAGACCGACCACGCCGGGCGGGTGCTCGACCTGATGGGCACCTTCGGGGCCGACACCGCCCGCTACGCCGTCCACCACCCCTGGGCCGCCCGCCTCGACCGGGACGCCGATCTGGGTGCGGCGCGGCGCGGCTCGGACATGCGGCTCTCGGTGTTCCACTACCCGCTCCGGGGCTGGATCGACGCCGTGGTCATGAACGTGCTCATGGGCCGGGCCGTCGGTATCCAGCTGCAGGAATTCTCGCGCGTGTCCTACGCGCCGCTGGCGGACGTGTTTCGCGAGATCGCCCCGCGCGAGGCCCGTCACGCCGAACTCGGCGAAGAGGGCCTCGCCCGCATCGTCGCCACCGCGGAGGGATGCGAGGCGGCGCGGCGGAGCGTCGCCTTCTGGCGGCCGCGCGTCGCCGCGAGCTTCGGCCGCGAGGATTCGACCCGGTTCGACACCCTCCAGCGCTTCGGCCTGCGCCACCGCACGAACCAGGAGCTTCTGGCGGTTTGGGCGACGGAGATGGAGGCTCGGTTGGAGGGATTCGGGCTGGGTTGA
- a CDS encoding GntR family transcriptional regulator, which produces MGAPSEAAATMPGGETVGDVAYARIRADILFGQRAPGERLRLDEASRRYGVSVGTMRELLNRLVSEGLVVAEAQRGFEVAPASAAEFREIAALRQLLEGHALALSFAAGDLDWEARVVAAHHKLAVTEQRMLAAADADPTLVRHCDRAFHQALASACGSRVLIETLGSIHDRYLRYLSLAAIVRGERSIQEHADLLACALARDAAGATGILKVHIDGCLDHALAGGPPAWASGPAVPDHGPSARVAARTTSTRTTRRR; this is translated from the coding sequence ATGGGTGCTCCCTCCGAAGCGGCCGCCACCATGCCGGGCGGCGAGACGGTCGGCGACGTCGCGTATGCGCGGATCCGTGCCGACATCCTGTTCGGCCAGCGCGCACCGGGCGAGCGGCTGCGCCTCGACGAGGCGAGCCGGCGCTACGGCGTCAGCGTCGGCACGATGCGCGAACTCCTGAACCGCCTCGTCTCCGAAGGGCTCGTCGTCGCCGAGGCGCAACGCGGATTCGAGGTCGCGCCGGCATCCGCCGCCGAGTTCCGGGAGATCGCGGCCCTGCGCCAGCTCCTCGAAGGACACGCGCTCGCCCTCTCCTTCGCGGCGGGCGACCTCGACTGGGAGGCGCGGGTCGTGGCGGCGCACCACAAGCTCGCGGTCACCGAGCAGCGCATGCTCGCGGCGGCCGATGCCGACCCGACCCTGGTGCGGCACTGCGACCGCGCCTTCCATCAGGCGCTGGCTTCGGCCTGCGGCTCGCGCGTCCTGATCGAGACCCTCGGCTCGATCCACGACCGCTACCTGCGCTACCTGTCGCTCGCGGCGATCGTTCGCGGCGAGCGCTCGATCCAGGAGCATGCCGACCTGCTCGCCTGCGCGCTGGCCCGCGACGCCGCGGGGGCGACCGGGATCCTGAAGGTCCATATCGACGGCTGCCTCGACCACGCCCTGGCCGGCGGGCCGCCGGCCTGGGCGTCCGGTCCTGCCGTGCCCGACCACGGGCCTTCGGCACGCGTCGCCGCCCGCACGACATCCACCCGGACGACGCGACGCCGCTGA
- a CDS encoding Lrp/AsnC family transcriptional regulator: protein MRLTEKDRRLLRLLQTDSRMSTQELADGSGMSTSACWRRIKAFEEEGLISGFVALIEPVRAGLSFSAVVQVMLKRHERDDVDSFIEAVSRRPEVLEFLATTGEADYHLRVLCEDKDAYNSFLEDFLFRLPAVAHVRTNLVLREIKCTTKIPI, encoded by the coding sequence ATGAGACTGACCGAAAAGGATCGCCGGCTGCTGCGCCTGCTGCAGACGGATTCGCGGATGTCGACGCAGGAGCTCGCGGATGGGTCGGGCATGTCGACCTCGGCGTGCTGGCGCCGGATCAAGGCGTTCGAGGAGGAGGGCCTGATCTCAGGGTTCGTCGCCCTGATCGAGCCGGTCCGGGCCGGCCTGTCCTTCAGCGCGGTCGTGCAGGTGATGCTCAAGCGGCACGAGCGGGACGACGTCGATAGCTTCATCGAGGCGGTGTCGCGCCGGCCGGAAGTGCTCGAATTCCTCGCCACCACCGGCGAGGCCGATTATCACCTTCGTGTGCTGTGCGAGGACAAGGACGCTTATAATAGTTTTCTGGAGGATTTTCTGTTTCGGCTTCCCGCCGTGGCGCATGTCCGGACCAATCTGGTCTTGCGGGAGATCAAATGTACGACGAAGATTCCGATTTAA